The Deinococcus sp. Leaf326 genomic sequence TTGTCCGGCACCTTACCCACTGTCCCACTAAGTAGCCGGGTAACGTTTGCCCGCTCAATTCCAGTCATATCAGCGAGTTCTTGGTGGGTCAGATCTCGTGCCTTCAGGGTGTTTTTGACGCTCTGGCGAACCTTCTCATTCATTCCTTGCATTGTATCACCTCTTGACACAATGTATCATAAAGCGATACAATTTCAAGTAGCAGAAAGGCCGGTCAACCCTAGGAAAGTTCCCGGCCTTCTGACTCCCCCAAGACAGGAAGGAATCACATGCAAGAGTACGCCACCCACAGCACCACCGTTCCCGCCAAGGCCCGCGCGATCACCCGCACCTGGAACACCGTCACCCACGACTGCATGGACGGCGCAGTCGTGCAGGTCCGGCACCACACCGTCACCCTGACCCGCACGGACGCCGGCTTGGTCGCCGAGATCGACGGGCAGCCTGCCAACATACTCAAGGCTGACCAGATCCTGCGCGGCGCGACCTTCCGCACCGTGACGGCCGAGGTGCTTGAGGCCCCGGCCACCATCGGGAAGGCCCGCGCCTACCGCCTGCACAAGATCATGGGCCGCTTGGGTCTGCACGAGCACTACGGCCTGGCCGCCCGCGCCCTGGGCCGCGACGTCTTCAGCCTGGCCGCGCTGACCGAAGCCGAGGCGCGCACGGTCTGGGCCTTCGTGGTGAACTTGCTCCCCCACGCCCGCGAGCTGGCCGCCGCCTGATTCCCCAGAGGGACACGGCTCAGCGTGTCCCTTCCTGCTTCAAATCCCCCGGAGGAAGTCCCGGGCAGACCAGCCGCCGGGACCTTCCTTCAGTGCTCAGCTCGACCCGATAAGGAAGGCCCACCATGCGCGACAACACCCCAACCGCCCGCCTGGAAGACACGCCCACCCCCGAGGCCACCCCTGGCCGTGAAGATCGAGCCGCCGCCTACGCCGCGCTGCCCCGAGTGGCCCGACTCATCCCTGGGGCGCAGCCCTGGCACCTGACACTGGAACTGGACAGTGGAGAGCAGGTGGACCTCTCACCTGGGCGCATGAGGTGGGCCGCGCTGCACCCCAGCAGCCGCTTCGGTCCCGCTC encodes the following:
- a CDS encoding helix-turn-helix transcriptional regulator, with translation MNEKVRQSVKNTLKARDLTHQELADMTGIERANVTRLLSGTVGKVPDNWQKVLDALGMELIAVPKQES